The proteins below are encoded in one region of Belonocnema kinseyi isolate 2016_QV_RU_SX_M_011 chromosome 5, B_treatae_v1, whole genome shotgun sequence:
- the LOC117173582 gene encoding uncharacterized protein LOC117173582, with amino-acid sequence MAAVRLQASSSVGRTNVHYTFHATSCLDPCRKRKLRSDLAKCVICIRSRARPSNQVMAPLPVARVTPSRPFSKTGLDYVVPFQILSAKGRGIRSTKGYIVVLVCFATKMLHLELVGDMTTDSLMGALTRLFSRRGKPSEMWSDNGTYFHRADFELRVAFESAQLDWTGLSGSLAIQGVTWHFIPPEASSLWRHLGSRGQAG; translated from the coding sequence ATGGCCGCTGTTCGCTTGCAGGCCTCATCATCAGTTGGGCGCACCAACGTTCACTACACGTTTCACGCTACATCGTGCTTGGATCCGTGTAGGAAAAGGAAGCTCCGCTCTGACTTGGCGAAATGTGTTATTTGCATTCGCTCTCGAGCTCGGCCGTCCAACCAAGTGATGGCTCCTCTCCCAGTAGCGCGTGTCACTCCTAGCCGGCCCTTTTCAAAGACCGGATTAGATTATGTGGTACCCTTCCAAATACTATCTGCTAAGGGCAGAGGCATTCGTTCAACCAAAGGCTACATAGTTGTCTTGGTATGCTTCGCTACCAAAATGCTGCATCTCGAACTCGTTGGCGACATGACAACCGACAGCTTGATGGGTGCTTTAACGAGATTATTCAGTCGCAGAGGCAAGCCCTCTGAGATGTGGAGCGACAACGGCACGTATTTCCATCGGGCCGATTTCGAGTTACGGGTGGCTTTCGAATCTGCGCAGCTGGATTGGACAGGTCTATCTGGATCACTGGCGATACAAGGGGTAACATGGCACTTTATCCCCCCAGAAGCTTCCTCACTTTGGAGGCATCTGGGAAGCCGAGGTCAAGCTGGTTAA
- the LOC117173581 gene encoding uncharacterized protein LOC117173581, with product MHDWQGLDLADPRFGHPRAVDLLLGAGFYHSFLRPELLRRNEMMPRVLRHFPLDETCKLIFACHQRTSKGRYIVRLSVKPEGLEMLGESLNVALASLSSLHRRLSQDVEMAKAYICLMTEYAQLGYMRPIPPPKLRSDAHSTYYIPHHGIWQRGDHHRRLGVVFNVSRPTFTVYSLNDILHTGPTLNTTLGHMLIRWRRHRIAFSADVGIMYRQILVNEQDVDL from the coding sequence ATGCACGATTGGCAAGGACTGGATCTCGCTGACCCACGATTCGGCCATCCTCGAGCTGTGGATCTCCTCCTAGGAGCCGGTTTTTACCATTCGTTCCTGCGACCCGAGCTGCTTCGACGAAACGAGATGATGCCTCGCGTCTTACGCCATTTCCCGTTGGACGAAACGTGCAAATTAATCTTCGCTTGTCACCAACGAACTTCCAAAGGACGATATATAGTTCGCCTATCAGTGAAACCTGAAGGTTTGGAAATGCTCGGCGAAAGTTTAAATGTAGCGTTGGCATCCCTGAGCTCTTTGCATCGGCGGTTGAGTCAAGACGTCGAAATGGCAAAGGCATACATCTGTTTAATGACGGAATACGCTCAACTTGGTTACATGAGACCTATACCTCCACCCAAGCTGCGCTCTGACGCTCACTCTACTTACTACATACCACATCATGGAATTTGGCAACGGGGAGACCATCACCGCCGTCTTGGAGTGGTCTTCAATGTATCTAGACCTACGTTCACTGTCTACAGTCTTAATGACATACTTCACACTGGGCCTACGCTAAATACCACTTTAGGCCACATGCTGATTCGATGGAGACGCCACAGGATTGCTTTCAGCGCCGATGTCGGCATCATGTATCGGCAGATTCTAGTGAATGAACAAGATGTCGACTTGTAG